A region from the Vicia villosa cultivar HV-30 ecotype Madison, WI linkage group LG3, Vvil1.0, whole genome shotgun sequence genome encodes:
- the LOC131657893 gene encoding uncharacterized protein LOC131657893, with protein sequence MDEGNKVISVFCSNFSDRVKAEDLFALFGCVGKCVDVAISPRRNKWGKRFGFGSFREDGDARLLVVRLDAIQIDGVKIYANIPRFETKEAERVKVFGGSCAAEPRGVSEGFVAKKSFAGGASLRNDGGRTIAEVVADQREVVVARKCDFEYKTDPGVKALLIKITPLGANLCLLEEEEEGDIEALIKEAESWWKQWFDSIRPWNELDVDSERRMWIRFFGLPCHTWRVDFFEKLVQSFGTYICSDELVTERSGMEVARVLVCIPVDFMVPIFVNVKVDGVDFRLRSRKEYTSLCKVARKEVQAEDSESEDSVSVGDVLRCSDGFYEEDAMCRESSFKEVVEEDGALLPDGDVEEPVENPAVNETVGIPRQGKVTSQKVIIRKEPFSFDQAIVAAKGKVCLSNSSTGIKETEEYVAFVEGSGVKGFETTDVLSKGLTSEEVAGKRIKRVKFKKVGCKSGPKGSLAHKDAAYGGQSEESLILRNNSRLKENFGYNAGKKLWKLLSDLGVEKPGAEDCVVELDHMEIEERNCAEARMENKIMLK encoded by the exons ATGGATGAAGGGAACAAGGTGATTTCGGTGTTTTGCTCTAACTTCTCTGATAGAGTGAAGGCGGAAGATTTGTTTGCTCTGTTCGGGTGCGTCGGCAAATGTGTGGATGTGGCCATTTCTCCCAGGAGGAACAAGTGGGGGAAGCGGTTTGGCTTTGGTAGTTTCAGGGAAGATGGTGACGCGAGGTTGCTTGTTGTGAGATTGGATGCCATTCAGATTGATGGTGTGAAAATTTATGCTAATATTCCTAGGTTTGAGACGAAGGAGGCGGAAAGAGTGAAGGTGTTTGGTGGCTCTTGTGCCGCGGAACCTAGGGGTGTCTCGGAGGGGTTTGTGGCGAAGAAGAGTTTTGCAGGAGGTGCTTCTCTTAGGAACGATGGTGGTAGGACTATTGCAGAGGTGGTTGCGGATCAGAGGGAGGTGGTTGTTGCTCGAAAATGTGATTTTGAGTATAAGACTGATCCAGGAGTTAAGGCATTATTG ATCAAAATCACTCCTTTGGGGGCGAATTTGTGTTTACTAGAAGAAGAGGAGGAAGGAGATATAGAGGCTCTGATCAAGGAAGCGGAATCATGGTGGAAACAATGGTTTGACAGTATTAGACCGTGGAATGAGTTAGATGTGGATTCAGAAAGGAGAATGTGGATTCGTTTCTTCGGTCTTCCGTGCCACACTTGGAGGGTGGATTTCTTTGAGAAGCTTGTTCAGTCTTTTGGGACGTACATTTGTTCAGATGAGTTAGTCACAGAGAGAAGCGGTATGGAAGTGGCCCGTGTGCTGGTCTGTATTCCAGTCGATTTCATGGTGCCGATTTTTGTAAATGTTAAGGTGGATGGGGTGGATTTCAGGTTGAGATCGAGAAAAGAATATACTTCTCTTTGTAAGGTAGCAAGAAAGGAGGTGCAGGCGGAGGATTCCGAGTCCGAAGACTCTGTTTCGGTGGGGGATGTTTTAAGGTGTTCAGATGGTTTCTATGAAGAGGATGCGATGTGCAGAGAGTCTTCATTCAAGGAGGTGGTGGAGGAAGATGGGGCATTGCTTCCAGATGGAGACGTGGAAGAACCTGTGGAGAATCCAGCGGTCAATGAGACTGTTGGTATACCTAGGCAGGGTAAGGTCACATCTCAAAAGGTGATAATTAGAAAGGAGCCTTTTTCTTTTGATCAGGCTATTGTAGCAGCAAAAGGGAAAGTTTGTTTATCAAATTCTAGCACGGGTATTAAGGAAACAGAAGAGTACGTGGCATTTGTGGAGGGGAGTGGCGTAAAAGGGTTTGAGACCACAGATGTTTTAAGCAAGGGGCTCACTAGTGAGGAGGTGGCtggaaagagaataaaaagagTTAAATTCAAAAAAGTGGGGTGTAAAAGTGGGCCAAA AGGGAGTTTGGCTCATAAAGATGCGGCTTATGGTGGGCAATCGGAAGAGTCGTTAATCCTAAGAAACAATAGCAGGTTGAAGGAGAACTTTGGTTATAATGCCGGGAAAAAATTATGGAAGCTTTTATCAGACTTGGGAGTGGAGAAACCAGGAGCAGAAGATTGTGTCGTGGAGCTTGATCATATGGAGATTGAGGAGAGAAACTGTGCGGAGGCAAGGATGGAGAACAAAATTATGCTTAAATGA